The Desulfovibrio sp. G11 region AGTCAAAACCCTTTTGCGGCGAGGCGCCGCCGGAACGGTATTTTTTCCCCATCTGGCTGTAGGCCGTGCGCACTACCTTGTGGGCGGACTCCGGAGCTGGACCGGGATCTACCGGACGTTGCAGGCCGCACCCGGCAAGCAGAAAAAAAGCGAGCATGAGCAGCGCAGCCCACGGCTTTGAAAAAATATGTATGTCGGTCATTCCTTTCATGGCAGCCTCATGCACAGAGACCCTTGCGGGCAGGTGGTTTTCTGTGCAACCCATGCCTTTTATGGCAACAGGGCAAAATACTTGATAACCCGCAATGTTACCCAAGCATAATGCGTGCCAGACGGTTTTGGGGCAGCAAAAGGGATGCTATTTCAACTGGTAGAAATTGTTTAGAAATATCAAATTGTTTCGGCAGCAGCTTCTGCCGGGCCTTGTGTCTGCATTCTGACGCGGCCCCTGTACAGGCAATCCCCATGCGGTCTGTGTACAGTACGCCCTGCGGCAACGGAGAAAAAATCCGGATTTTTGTCCGTAACTATGGGTTTGCACTGCCAGGCCAGCTGCGTAATATCTTTTAGCGCAAGTAACGCTTCGACTGATTGCTTGACGGTCGGCAAAACCGCCTTACCGGCTGGCTACAAGGATTCGGAGGCAAACCCTTGTAGAGCACTTTTAGCTGCTCTGACCGCCACGTGAACAGCCGCCCCCGGACGGTATATGCGCAATTCGGTTACACCGTTAGATGCCGTAACGAGCGCTCTTTCAACCTTGAAAATACATGTTCTCAAGGCTGAAATATTCTTATGCGGTACAAGAGTGCGGAGCGCCGTTGGTAATATCTACGTTATTACCTGTGAAACAGGACAATGATCAGTAAAGATATTGCCAGTTCGTTGGGCGCAAAAGTTCAGGCAGACATCAAGGATTGTTTCAAGGTTCGCTTACCCTGCATCTCTATATTTTTAATGCCAAACTACGTCAGTTTCCGGCTCAGGATTTGCCCCTTGGTTTTTCCTCCGGCCCTGGCGGCAGCAGGGAAAGGGAGCGCACAAGCGTCTGCCTGTGCGGGGTCAGGACGCTCTGGCGGCAGCAATGGCGTATCTGCTCAAGAAAGGGCGAAGGCGGCAGGGCAAGGCTTTTTCCGTACAGGGTGCGCCTGGCGCTGTGACTCACAAAAAGCGCGCGGGCGGCACGGGTCAGGGCCACATAAAGCAGGCGGCGTTCTTCATCTTCCTGTTCCGGGGCCTCATACTCGTTTGCGGCAGGCCCGGCGTCAGTGCGTGCGGTGTCAGCTACGGTCGGGGCGATGGCATCAGCGGTGTCGGCGTTGCTGTTGCCCGTATTCCTTGCCGCCCCCGTGATCGTATCCGTGGCCGGGCCGAAAAGCATATCACGGCGCAAAGGCAGCAGGCCGTCCTCAAGGCCGGGCAAAAAGACTGCCTGGAATTCAAGTCCTTTGGATGCGTGCATGGTCATGATCTGCACATGCTCGGCCTTGTTGCGCACCATCTCTGTTTCCTGCAGCCATGCCAGATGGTGCAAAAATTCCTGCCAGCTTTCCTGTTCTTTCCAGCTTCGTTTCAGTTCGCGCCAGGCCCGCCCGGTAAGCAGTACCTCGCCTGCCCAGTTTTGTCCGGCCAGCCAGCTTTCCAGATCGCCCGGGGGGGGCAGGGGACCGGCAGCGGCAAAGGGATTGTCTGTCGCGGTATCCAGATCTTTTTGCAAGCTTTGCTGCGGCGTGGCTGCATCAAATACCTGTGCCAGCCCGGAAAAACCACAATGCACCGCGGCCAGTGCAAGCAGCCGGGCGCAGGCGGCATCCTGCCAGAAGGCTTCTTCGACCGGGGCCGAACAAGGAATGCCAGCCTGCTCCAGCGCGACCTTCAGCGGGGGTATCTGTGCGCGCAGGCGCACAAGAACGGCAATATCGCCGGGGGCAAGCGTTCCGTCCAGTTCGTGCGCTTCGGCGCTGTTCTGCTGCTGATCCAGCAGAGTATGGCCTGTGGCCCCAAGCAGGGCCTGCACCCGGCGGCTTATCCAGCGCAGTTCGGCTTGCTGGTCCGGTGCGGAAAACAGGCGCAACTGCGCATTGAGGCTCTGTGCCGCGGTGAGGGGGCCGCATTGCCCTTTGTGGAGCAGCAGGCTGTGCGCCATGTTCAGCACTGCCTGGCTGGAGCGGAAGCTGCGGCCGAGGCAGTAAACAGACAGCCCGGGCCATATGGAGCGCAAGCTGGCCTCGCTTTGTCCCGACACGCCGCGAAAGCCGTAAATGGCCTGATCCGGATCGCCGATGCCGAAAAAACCGGAACCGTCAGGCGGCAGCATGCCTCGTATGATATCAAGCTGCACGGGTGAAAGGTCCTGCACTTCGTCCACCAGCACATGTTGCGGCAGCATGTCGCGCGGCAGGTCATCCAGATGGTCCAGCCACCAGTCCAGCAGGTCTGCGTAGTCGACATAGCGAAAGTCCGGCTGTTCGGCCTTGCGGGCCGTATAGCGGGCGGCAGCCAGCTCAAGCGCGGCATGCCCTGCGTGCAGGGTGTGACGTGTTTCGCGCGCCAGAGAAAGCTGGCGCCACAGTTCGCGCGCCTCGCGTGCCTGCAGTTGCGGGTTGGCAGCCATGAAAAAACGCAGGGCGGCGTCTTCGCCAAGCAGCAGGCATTCTTGCCCCTGAGCCTGGGTGACAGCGCGCATTCGGCCCCATGCCAGGCCGTGCAGGGTGTCGCAGCAGGGCAGGTCCTGCATGTGCGGCAAGGCAGCGGCAAGGCGCTGGCGCATTTCATTGGCGGCGCGGCGCGTAAAGGTAACGGCAAGCAGTTTGTGCGGCGCTGTACCCTGATCAAGCAGGTGCTGGATGCGGCCCACAAGCACACGTGTTTTACCCGCGCCGGGACCGGCCTGCACCAGCACCGGACCGGGTCCGGCCACAAGGGCCTGATACTGTTCTTCGCTGAAGGACCCTGTGCCGCCTGATGCTGGCGTGCCGTGCCCCGGCTGGCCGGCTTGGGAGGGCGAGGCTGCGGCGGGCCGTTCTTTCATGAGGTCCAGCATGTTCACCGAGGCTGCCCTGGTCCGGCGCATTTTGACTGCTGGGGCTGTACCGGTGGCACTGTCGCCGGTGATTTTGGCGGCGTCAGCCGCGCTCGGCCCGGCCTTGCGGCTTTTGACAGGGGCAAGGCCGGGCAGGGCGCCGCGCCCAGCGCCACGCCAGGTATTGCGTATGTCGTCCAGTTCTTCAGGCGTAAAAACACGCACCACACCGTATTCGCCGTCGTATCCGCCCTGGCGGAAGACCTGCCCCCGGCGCATGCGGGCCACGGCTTCGCCCAGCGGCTCCCAGTGGTCGCGTATTTCCTGCTCGGGCATGCGGCAAAGAATGTCCAGCTCCGGGCCAAGCTCGCGCAGCAGGCTGCCATAGCGCTCCTGCACCCTGCGTGATGCGATGCCCACGCCCAGAATTTCTCCCACCACTTCGGGCAGAGGTATAAGCGGCCGGGCTTCAGGTTCATGCGGAAGCTGGGGTGACTCTTCCCTGTCGGCCAGTTCCCATACGCGGTGCAGCACGCCCACAGTGAGCGGTTTGCCGCATACAGGGCAGATATTGCCGAGCTTGCGTGATTCTCTGGGTTCCAGAACCACGTTGCAGGCGCGGTGGCCGTCCAGATGGTATTTGCCTTCGTCCGGGTAGAATTCCATTGTGCCGAGAAAGCGGCAGT contains the following coding sequences:
- a CDS encoding UvrD-helicase domain-containing protein, translated to MNFIADLHIHSRFSRATSKALNARHLAAWARCKGIGVLGTGDFTHPQWRAELSEQLELDESSGLYRLKGEPEELDVMAGGHMGDGSAEKPLFMLQAEISSIYKRHGKVRKVHNLIFVRTLEDAERLSLRLEQIGNLHSDGRPILGLDSRDLLEIMLECAEDSVMIPAHIWTPWFALFGSKSGFDRLTDCYGDLSEHIFALETGLSSDPEMNRLVSQLDGYALVSNSDAHSGANLGREANLFAGRPSYAGMFEALRTAARRQPQDALDCRFLGTMEFYPDEGKYHLDGHRACNVVLEPRESRKLGNICPVCGKPLTVGVLHRVWELADREESPQLPHEPEARPLIPLPEVVGEILGVGIASRRVQERYGSLLRELGPELDILCRMPEQEIRDHWEPLGEAVARMRRGQVFRQGGYDGEYGVVRVFTPEELDDIRNTWRGAGRGALPGLAPVKSRKAGPSAADAAKITGDSATGTAPAVKMRRTRAASVNMLDLMKERPAAASPSQAGQPGHGTPASGGTGSFSEEQYQALVAGPGPVLVQAGPGAGKTRVLVGRIQHLLDQGTAPHKLLAVTFTRRAANEMRQRLAAALPHMQDLPCCDTLHGLAWGRMRAVTQAQGQECLLLGEDAALRFFMAANPQLQAREARELWRQLSLARETRHTLHAGHAALELAAARYTARKAEQPDFRYVDYADLLDWWLDHLDDLPRDMLPQHVLVDEVQDLSPVQLDIIRGMLPPDGSGFFGIGDPDQAIYGFRGVSGQSEASLRSIWPGLSVYCLGRSFRSSQAVLNMAHSLLLHKGQCGPLTAAQSLNAQLRLFSAPDQQAELRWISRRVQALLGATGHTLLDQQQNSAEAHELDGTLAPGDIAVLVRLRAQIPPLKVALEQAGIPCSAPVEEAFWQDAACARLLALAAVHCGFSGLAQVFDAATPQQSLQKDLDTATDNPFAAAGPLPPPGDLESWLAGQNWAGEVLLTGRAWRELKRSWKEQESWQEFLHHLAWLQETEMVRNKAEHVQIMTMHASKGLEFQAVFLPGLEDGLLPLRRDMLFGPATDTITGAARNTGNSNADTADAIAPTVADTARTDAGPAANEYEAPEQEDEERRLLYVALTRAARALFVSHSARRTLYGKSLALPPSPFLEQIRHCCRQSVLTPHRQTLVRSLSLLPPGPEEKPRGKS